One Streptomyces coeruleorubidus DNA segment encodes these proteins:
- a CDS encoding sensor histidine kinase produces the protein MTTQTQRAVRRRFEATRAAVRQAREHRRSYAANKTRLKAEWRAARRAGELPEHPGPPPSGVTLLPWLLMGMGAFSNLFQDRTPNPWIGGLGLLAFNTLYIYVAFRSFHREKREARSTRVAHVLLTAVTCALAAGYGGNWLLLFPLLGLATGAALRLSYLRPAGTAVAVLAGAVSCFHDGWGGLDTAYATWISTMVTAAIMRLSEAVRELRAAREELARRAVEKERLRFSRDLHDLLGHTMSVIVVKSEAARRLAARDLDAALAQITDIESVGRQALTEIREAVTGYRQGSLNTELDRAHSALTAAGITLAVTRSGPQPGPQAEALLGWVVREAVTNVVRHSGAGRCEITLSGGAERVRLSVVDDGVGAVADGTGGSGEACGGPEGVGGGPGGAGARAGTGLTGLTERLAAAGGSLTAGPQARGGFAVSAELPLDADATDVRSAVAERA, from the coding sequence ATGACCACGCAGACCCAGCGAGCCGTCAGGCGCCGCTTCGAGGCGACCCGGGCGGCCGTCCGGCAGGCCCGGGAGCACCGGCGCTCCTACGCCGCGAACAAGACGCGGCTCAAGGCCGAGTGGCGAGCCGCCCGGAGAGCGGGCGAGCTCCCCGAGCACCCCGGTCCGCCGCCCAGCGGGGTCACCCTGCTGCCGTGGTTGCTGATGGGGATGGGCGCCTTCTCCAACCTCTTCCAGGACCGGACGCCGAACCCGTGGATCGGCGGGCTCGGCCTGCTCGCCTTCAACACCCTCTACATCTACGTGGCGTTCCGCTCGTTCCACAGGGAGAAGCGCGAGGCCCGCTCCACCCGGGTGGCCCACGTCCTGCTGACGGCCGTGACCTGCGCGCTCGCCGCCGGCTACGGCGGCAACTGGCTGCTGCTCTTCCCCCTGCTCGGCCTCGCGACGGGCGCGGCCCTGCGCCTGTCCTACCTGCGGCCCGCGGGTACGGCGGTGGCGGTGCTGGCCGGTGCGGTGTCCTGCTTCCACGACGGCTGGGGCGGCCTCGACACCGCGTACGCCACGTGGATCTCTACGATGGTGACGGCGGCGATCATGCGGCTCTCCGAGGCGGTGCGCGAACTGCGCGCGGCCCGCGAGGAACTGGCCCGCCGGGCGGTCGAGAAGGAGCGGCTCCGCTTCTCCCGTGACCTGCACGATCTGCTCGGGCACACGATGTCGGTGATCGTCGTGAAGTCGGAGGCGGCCCGTCGCCTGGCCGCCCGCGATCTGGATGCCGCGCTGGCCCAGATCACGGACATCGAGTCCGTGGGCCGCCAGGCGCTGACGGAGATCCGGGAGGCCGTGACCGGCTACCGCCAGGGCAGCCTGAACACGGAACTGGACCGCGCGCACTCGGCCCTGACGGCGGCGGGCATCACCCTCGCCGTGACCCGCTCGGGCCCTCAGCCCGGGCCGCAGGCCGAGGCGCTGCTGGGGTGGGTGGTACGGGAGGCGGTCACGAACGTCGTGCGGCACAGCGGGGCGGGCCGTTGCGAGATCACGCTGTCGGGTGGGGCGGAGCGGGTGCGGCTGTCCGTGGTGGACGACGGGGTCGGGGCGGTCGCCGACGGCACGGGCGGGAGCGGTGAGGCATGCGGCGGGCCCGAAGGTGTGGGCGGTGGGCCCGGCGGCGCGGGTGCCCGCGCCGGCACGGGGCTGACAGGCCTGACGGAGCGTCTCGCCGCGGCGGGCGGTTCGCTGACGGCGGGGCCGCAGGCCAGGGGCGGATTCGCCGTGTCGGCGGAACTCCCGCTCGATGCCGACGCGACGGACGTGCGCTCGGCCGTGGCGGAACGGGCGTGA
- a CDS encoding polysaccharide pyruvyl transferase family protein, whose translation MARVAVITAPNIGYRNTGMLTVDLAFESLRRRMTPEIDATWYTLHTPETVPLRECARGTGFPFRFHPLAEHLDTLRDHDAVVFWGDFLHTRHYLEQDATNRLLDFGFAEDRDAARSLLNRTLLFADQPDELLARTLSYGGTILHNSQSDYEDFEDKEYGPLFSRLVTRSRRVWVRDPLSAAKIAHLRRDRTTDYFGSDAALLSRPGDLDHLPTTEWSRAVPDGGAIGVFLGARTRIPEWLPAFCRDLSERLGAPLEWLPWFDRDIPAPVGHIAQRPGPHTIGDLVGVLPRYRLVITDTYHLCVNAWGAGTPAVCVGAPEPAPKTHDDYLTLSDVKKHVFHMAYDATDFYVSTLPDSREGHERRIGRLARLVEGGGAEAVASRIRDHADHSAAAFTGTLASLLDAPGPTLAP comes from the coding sequence ATGGCACGCGTCGCCGTCATCACCGCGCCGAACATCGGGTACCGCAACACCGGCATGCTGACCGTCGACTTGGCGTTCGAGTCCCTGCGGCGGCGTATGACCCCCGAGATCGACGCCACCTGGTACACCCTGCACACGCCGGAGACCGTGCCCCTGCGCGAGTGCGCGCGAGGCACCGGCTTCCCGTTCCGTTTCCACCCCCTGGCCGAGCACCTCGACACGCTCCGCGACCACGACGCGGTCGTCTTCTGGGGCGACTTCCTCCACACCCGGCACTACCTGGAGCAGGACGCGACCAACCGCCTGCTCGACTTCGGTTTCGCCGAGGACCGTGACGCGGCCAGGAGCCTGCTGAACCGCACCCTGCTGTTCGCGGACCAGCCGGACGAGCTCCTCGCGCGGACCCTCAGCTACGGCGGGACGATCCTGCACAACTCGCAGTCCGACTACGAGGACTTCGAGGACAAGGAATACGGCCCCCTGTTCTCACGCCTGGTGACGCGCAGCCGCCGCGTGTGGGTGCGTGACCCGCTCTCGGCCGCGAAGATCGCGCACCTGCGCCGGGACCGTACCACCGACTACTTCGGTTCGGACGCGGCGCTGCTGTCCCGCCCGGGCGACCTCGACCACCTCCCCACGACGGAATGGTCCCGGGCGGTCCCGGACGGCGGTGCGATCGGCGTGTTCCTCGGTGCCCGGACGCGGATCCCCGAGTGGCTGCCCGCCTTCTGCCGGGACCTGTCCGAGCGTCTGGGCGCCCCGCTCGAATGGCTGCCCTGGTTCGACCGGGACATCCCCGCTCCGGTCGGCCACATCGCGCAGCGCCCGGGCCCGCACACCATCGGGGACCTGGTGGGGGTCCTCCCCCGCTACCGCCTGGTCATCACGGACACCTACCACCTGTGCGTCAACGCCTGGGGCGCCGGCACCCCCGCGGTGTGCGTCGGCGCGCCCGAGCCGGCCCCCAAGACCCACGACGACTACCTGACGCTGAGCGATGTGAAGAAGCACGTCTTCCACATGGCTTACGACGCGACGGACTTCTACGTGTCGACCCTCCCCGACAGCCGGGAGGGCCACGAGCGGCGCATCGGCCGGCTGGCACGCCTGGTGGAGGGCGGCGGGGCCGAGGCCGTGGCCAGCCGCATCCGCGATCACGCCGACCATTCGGCGGCCGCGTTCACCGGGACGCTGGCCTCGTTGCTCGACGCGCCCGGCCCCACCCTTGCCCCGTGA
- a CDS encoding response regulator transcription factor has protein sequence MTDRPVRVLLAEDQGMLRGALALLLGMEADIEVVAQVGAGDAILDAALTHRPDVALLDIELPGKSGLDAAAELRDRVPGCRVLILTTFGRPGYLRRAMEAGAAGFLVKDGPVEELAAAIRRVLAGETVVDPALATAALSAGPNPLTARESDALKACADGATVADIAGRLHLSESTVRNYLSSAIGKTGTRNRTEALREARRQGWL, from the coding sequence GTGACCGACAGACCCGTCCGCGTGCTGCTCGCGGAGGACCAGGGCATGCTGCGCGGTGCGCTCGCGCTGCTGCTCGGGATGGAGGCCGACATCGAGGTCGTCGCCCAGGTGGGGGCCGGTGACGCGATCCTGGACGCGGCGCTCACCCACCGCCCCGACGTCGCGCTCCTCGACATCGAACTCCCGGGAAAGAGCGGCCTGGACGCCGCCGCCGAGCTGCGCGACCGGGTGCCCGGCTGCCGCGTGCTGATCCTCACCACCTTCGGCCGGCCCGGCTATCTGCGCCGTGCCATGGAGGCGGGAGCGGCCGGCTTCCTCGTGAAGGACGGCCCCGTGGAGGAACTCGCCGCCGCGATCCGCCGCGTCCTGGCCGGCGAGACCGTCGTCGACCCCGCCCTCGCCACGGCCGCACTCAGCGCCGGCCCCAACCCCCTCACCGCCCGCGAGAGCGACGCCCTCAAGGCCTGTGCGGACGGCGCGACGGTCGCCGACATCGCCGGCAGACTCCACCTCTCGGAGTCCACCGTCCGCAACTACCTCTCCTCCGCCATCGGCAAGACAGGCACCCGCAACCGCACGGAGGCCCTGCGCGAGGCCCGCCGCCAGGGCTGGCTGTGA
- a CDS encoding MFS transporter has translation MTPMLQATPPTRTSRRSAPPTWLVVALTCAGQFLVVLDVSVVNVALPSMRTGLGLSEQGLQWVVNAYSIAFAGFMLLGGRAGDLYGRKRMFLVGLGLFTLASLAGGLAQDDWQLLVARAVQGLGAAVLAPATLTILTDSVPEGAARARAIGTWTAVGAGGGAAGGLVGGLLVETLSWRWVLLINVPVGAVVLCAAAWFLTEGRAGDGRRLDLPGALLVTGGLGTLAYGISQTEAAGWTATATLLPLLAGLALIGLFLAVEARTESPLMPLGLLRLRPVSSANTAMFLCGSAMFCMWFFMTLYAQNVLGYTPLEAGLALVPSSLAVILGSKLAPRLMRGLGPRNVAALGTLVAVVGFGWQSTMTPEGAYATTILVPGFLMMLGAGLAATPLASLATSGSAPEEAGLVSGLVNTSRTMGGSLGLAVLSTLAAARSAGSGTPAALTEGYALAFRVGAWVLAVGVLLMWVWLPRTAREP, from the coding sequence ATGACACCCATGCTCCAAGCCACCCCACCGACCCGTACGTCTCGCCGTTCCGCGCCTCCCACCTGGCTCGTGGTCGCGCTCACGTGTGCCGGGCAGTTCCTCGTCGTGCTGGACGTGTCCGTGGTCAACGTGGCGCTGCCGTCGATGCGGACCGGGCTCGGACTGAGCGAGCAGGGCCTGCAATGGGTGGTGAACGCCTACTCCATCGCCTTCGCCGGGTTCATGCTGCTCGGCGGGCGGGCCGGGGACCTCTACGGCCGCAAGCGGATGTTCCTCGTGGGGCTCGGCCTGTTCACCCTGGCCTCGCTGGCGGGCGGGCTGGCGCAGGACGACTGGCAGCTGCTGGTGGCGCGGGCCGTGCAGGGGCTCGGGGCGGCGGTGCTGGCGCCCGCGACGCTGACGATCCTCACGGACTCGGTGCCGGAGGGCGCCGCCCGGGCCCGGGCCATCGGGACCTGGACGGCGGTCGGTGCCGGTGGTGGCGCGGCGGGCGGCCTGGTCGGCGGGCTGCTGGTGGAGACGCTGTCGTGGCGGTGGGTGCTGCTGATCAACGTGCCCGTGGGGGCGGTGGTGCTGTGCGCGGCCGCCTGGTTCCTCACCGAGGGCCGGGCCGGTGACGGACGGCGGCTCGACCTGCCGGGCGCGCTGCTCGTGACGGGCGGGCTCGGCACGCTGGCCTACGGCATCTCCCAGACGGAGGCGGCGGGCTGGACGGCGACGGCCACGCTGCTGCCGCTGCTCGCCGGGCTGGCGCTGATCGGGCTGTTCCTCGCGGTCGAGGCCCGGACGGAGAGTCCGCTGATGCCGCTCGGGCTGCTGCGGCTGCGGCCGGTGTCGTCGGCGAACACGGCGATGTTCCTGTGCGGCTCCGCGATGTTCTGCATGTGGTTCTTCATGACCCTGTACGCGCAGAACGTCCTGGGCTACACCCCGCTGGAGGCCGGGCTCGCCCTGGTGCCCAGCTCCCTGGCCGTCATCCTGGGCTCCAAGCTCGCGCCCCGGCTCATGCGCGGGCTGGGGCCGCGGAACGTGGCGGCGCTGGGGACGCTGGTCGCGGTGGTGGGCTTCGGCTGGCAGTCGACGATGACCCCCGAGGGCGCGTACGCGACGACGATCCTGGTTCCCGGCTTCCTGATGATGCTCGGCGCGGGTCTGGCGGCGACGCCGCTGGCCTCCCTGGCCACGTCCGGGTCGGCGCCGGAGGAGGCAGGGCTGGTCTCCGGGCTCGTCAACACCTCCCGCACGATGGGCGGTTCCCTGGGCCTGGCAGTCCTGTCCACCCTCGCGGCGGCCCGGTCGGCGGGGAGCGGAACGCCGGCGGCGCTGACGGAGGGGTACGCCCTGGCGTTCCGGGTGGGGGCCTGGGTGCTGGCGGTGGGAGTGCTGCTGATGTGGGTCTGGCTGCCGCGGACGGCACGGGAACCCTAG
- a CDS encoding MFS transporter: MTQTTTVRPAGRASGAVVPVLAFAGIVVAVMQTLLVPVIKDLPQLLDTAPSDATWVLTSTLLSGAVATPIMGRLGDLYGKRRMLITSLSVMVVGALVSAFTSDLLLMIAGRTLQGFAMGAIPLGIGLMRDMLPRERLGSAMALMSSSIGVGGGLALPAAALVAQHTDWHALFYGAAGLGVLAIALTLLVVPESPMRAEGSFDLPGALGLSTGLVLFLLPITKGSDWGWSSGTTLGLFAAAAVVLVLWGVMELRVKAPLVDLRTTARPAVLFTNLASIMVGVSFYVVSLVLPQLLQLPKSTGYGLGQSMVVAGLLVAPLGLTMMFTAPVYARLSAKYGPKVTLILGLLIIAIGYGAGLGLMSAAWQSLVISVLLGAGIGLAYSSLPALIVGAVPASETGAANGLNTLMRSIGTSVSSAVIGMVLANTADNVGGVEIPTMHGFRVSFLIATGAVAVGLLLALFLPGRRPSDKPQLRAGSEEDAALERAEQVLRGFRGRVLAADGTPVARAKVTLIDRRGRQAGATLSAEDGAYALTVPAGGSYVVAARATGHAPLASSATHAGDERPVDLDLPLPGETVSA; encoded by the coding sequence ATGACGCAGACGACGACAGTCCGTCCCGCCGGCAGAGCGAGCGGGGCCGTGGTCCCGGTACTCGCCTTCGCGGGCATCGTTGTCGCGGTGATGCAGACCCTGCTCGTCCCGGTCATCAAGGATCTGCCGCAACTGCTGGACACCGCCCCCAGCGACGCCACCTGGGTCCTGACCTCGACCCTCCTCTCGGGCGCGGTGGCCACCCCGATCATGGGCCGCCTCGGCGATCTCTACGGCAAGCGGCGCATGCTGATCACGAGCCTGTCGGTCATGGTCGTCGGCGCCCTGGTCAGCGCGTTCACCAGCGACCTGCTGCTCATGATCGCCGGACGTACGCTCCAGGGCTTCGCGATGGGCGCCATCCCGCTCGGCATCGGCCTGATGCGCGACATGCTGCCCCGCGAACGGCTCGGCTCGGCGATGGCCCTGATGAGCTCCTCCATAGGCGTCGGCGGCGGTCTCGCCCTGCCCGCCGCCGCCCTGGTCGCCCAGCACACCGACTGGCACGCCCTGTTCTACGGCGCCGCCGGACTCGGTGTCCTCGCCATCGCCCTCACCCTGCTCGTCGTGCCGGAGTCGCCGATGCGCGCCGAGGGCTCCTTCGACCTGCCGGGCGCACTCGGCCTGTCCACCGGGCTCGTGCTCTTCCTGCTGCCGATCACCAAGGGCAGCGACTGGGGCTGGTCCTCCGGCACCACGCTCGGCCTGTTCGCCGCCGCCGCGGTCGTCCTGGTCCTGTGGGGCGTGATGGAACTGCGCGTCAAGGCCCCGCTGGTCGACCTGCGCACCACGGCCCGTCCGGCCGTCCTCTTCACCAACCTCGCCTCGATCATGGTCGGCGTCTCCTTCTACGTCGTCTCCCTGGTCCTGCCCCAGCTGCTCCAGCTGCCGAAGTCCACCGGCTACGGCCTCGGCCAGTCGATGGTCGTCGCGGGTCTGCTCGTCGCGCCGCTCGGCCTGACGATGATGTTCACCGCGCCCGTCTACGCGCGGCTGTCCGCGAAGTACGGCCCCAAGGTCACCCTGATCCTCGGCCTGCTGATCATCGCGATCGGCTACGGCGCCGGCCTCGGCCTGATGAGCGCCGCCTGGCAGAGCCTGGTCATCTCGGTCCTGCTGGGCGCGGGCATCGGCCTCGCCTACTCCTCGCTGCCCGCGCTGATCGTGGGCGCGGTCCCGGCCTCGGAGACGGGCGCCGCGAACGGCCTCAACACCCTGATGCGTTCCATCGGTACGTCGGTGTCGAGCGCCGTGATCGGCATGGTGCTGGCGAACACCGCGGACAACGTCGGCGGCGTCGAGATCCCGACCATGCACGGCTTCCGGGTCTCCTTCCTGATCGCGACGGGCGCCGTGGCCGTAGGCCTGCTCCTGGCGCTGTTCCTGCCGGGCCGCCGCCCGTCGGACAAGCCGCAGCTGCGCGCCGGCAGCGAGGAGGACGCGGCACTGGAGCGCGCCGAGCAGGTCCTGCGCGGCTTCCGCGGCCGCGTGCTGGCGGCCGACGGCACGCCGGTCGCCCGCGCCAAGGTCACGCTGATCGACCGCCGGGGCCGCCAGGCCGGCGCGACGCTCTCCGCCGAGGACGGCGCCTACGCGCTCACCGTCCCGGCCGGTGGCTCGTACGTCGTGGCCGCCCGCGCCACGGGCCACGCCCCGCTCGCCTCGTCCGCGACCCACGCGGGCGACGAGCGGCCGGTCGACCTGGACCTGCCGCTGCCGGGCGAGACGGTCTCCGCCTGA
- a CDS encoding class I SAM-dependent methyltransferase, with the protein MPAAPKPEILAAFEAAKGFMPVGEGLALYAAAAEAGRLRLPLLEVGTYCGRSTILLADAAREAGVCALTVDHHRGSEEQQPGWEYHDPETVDPELGLMDTLPTFRRTLHRAGLEDHVVALVGRSPQIAAIWQTPVGFVFIDGGHTDEHATADYEGWAPHVAEGGLLAIHDVHPDPQDEFTGQAPYRVYLRALASGAFTEVSATDSLRVLRRTGPGL; encoded by the coding sequence ATGCCCGCGGCCCCGAAGCCCGAGATCCTGGCCGCGTTCGAGGCGGCGAAGGGGTTCATGCCCGTGGGCGAGGGGCTGGCCCTGTACGCGGCGGCGGCGGAGGCCGGGCGGCTCAGGCTGCCGCTCCTGGAGGTCGGCACGTACTGCGGCCGGTCCACCATCCTGCTCGCCGACGCGGCCCGCGAGGCCGGGGTCTGCGCGCTGACCGTCGACCACCACCGCGGCAGCGAGGAGCAGCAGCCGGGCTGGGAGTACCACGACCCGGAGACGGTCGACCCCGAGCTCGGCCTGATGGACACCCTGCCCACGTTCCGCCGCACCCTGCACCGGGCGGGCCTGGAGGACCACGTGGTGGCCCTGGTCGGCCGCTCCCCGCAGATCGCGGCGATCTGGCAGACCCCTGTCGGCTTCGTCTTCATCGACGGCGGCCACACGGACGAGCACGCCACCGCCGACTACGAGGGCTGGGCCCCGCACGTGGCCGAGGGCGGCCTGCTCGCCATCCACGACGTCCACCCCGACCCGCAGGACGAGTTCACCGGCCAGGCCCCCTACCGCGTCTACCTCAGGGCCCTCGCCTCCGGCGCGTTCACGGAGGTCTCGGCCACGGACTCGCTGCGGGTCCTGCGGCGCACCGGCCCGGGCCTCTAG
- a CDS encoding N-acetylmuramoyl-L-alanine amidase, whose translation MSYVGPDFEPPQPRRSRRGPLTVALAALVPGALLGWLVYETVGGSGDQGGSGQATVRSSPPSASGAPTDDGKKPSASPTPTASSTSAPAPASGPLKGKVVVIDPGHNPENFQHPSEINRKVNIGTNWKECDTTGTSTNDGYTEAKFTLDVAHRMRTLLEEQGATVKLTQDGDRPYGPCVDERARIGNEAKADAVVSVHADGSGTGNRGFHVILPGAVHAGAADTRAIVAPSRDLGERVAGRFVAVTGSAPSNYIGDGTGLVTRKDLGGLNLSTVPKVFIECGNMRDSKDAALLTSGAWRQKAAQGISEGIVSFLRG comes from the coding sequence GTGTCGTACGTAGGCCCGGACTTCGAACCCCCCCAGCCCCGCCGCTCCCGCCGCGGCCCTCTGACCGTCGCGCTCGCCGCGCTGGTGCCCGGGGCGCTGCTCGGCTGGCTCGTGTACGAGACGGTGGGCGGCTCGGGGGACCAAGGCGGCTCGGGTCAGGCGACCGTACGGTCCTCCCCGCCCTCCGCGTCGGGCGCGCCCACCGACGACGGCAAGAAGCCGAGCGCCTCACCGACACCGACGGCGTCCTCGACCTCCGCGCCCGCCCCGGCCTCCGGCCCGCTCAAGGGGAAGGTCGTCGTCATCGACCCCGGGCACAACCCGGAGAACTTCCAGCACCCGTCCGAGATCAACCGCAAGGTGAACATCGGGACGAACTGGAAGGAGTGCGACACCACGGGCACGTCCACCAACGACGGTTACACCGAGGCGAAGTTCACCCTGGACGTGGCGCACCGGATGCGCACGCTCCTCGAAGAGCAGGGCGCCACGGTGAAGCTGACGCAGGACGGCGACCGGCCGTACGGCCCGTGCGTGGACGAGCGGGCCCGGATCGGCAACGAGGCGAAGGCCGACGCCGTGGTCTCGGTCCACGCGGACGGCTCCGGCACCGGCAACCGCGGCTTCCACGTCATCCTGCCCGGCGCGGTCCACGCGGGCGCCGCCGACACCCGCGCGATCGTCGCCCCCTCCCGCGACCTCGGCGAGCGCGTCGCGGGCCGCTTCGTCGCCGTCACCGGCAGCGCGCCGTCCAACTACATCGGCGACGGCACCGGTCTCGTCACGCGTAAGGACCTGGGCGGTCTCAATCTGTCAACGGTTCCCAAGGTGTTCATCGAGTGCGGCAACATGCGCGATAGCAAGGACGCGGCGCTGCTGACCAGTGGCGCGTGGCGGCAGAAGGCGGCGCAAGGGATCTCTGAGGGAATCGTGAGTTTCCTGCGCGGGTAG
- a CDS encoding DUF5336 domain-containing protein, translating into MNIRSLTRGDGVVIGAAVLLFVASFLDIYSVDGATGLDLPNAWSSGPLLVGVVLAGIIGAALIVVARGLPQVPKVAGLDLGQFGVAFTVFAAWSALGNIFDPAGGANNVGDGSTGPDAGIGLILALVATLIMAAAAIASPLVPALKAALLPAPRPAAPQPYGAQPPGGYGYPGAQQPGGYGHPQPGQPGPGQPGQPYASQPQQAQAPQPPAGDFSPFWFAVPVPRPLFAEDGSPTPIAELAPGTWYLAVEQRGPALVAQTQDGRRGVLQDTSGIQRG; encoded by the coding sequence GTGAATATCCGCTCCCTCACTCGAGGCGACGGCGTGGTGATCGGAGCAGCGGTGTTGCTGTTCGTCGCGTCGTTTCTCGACATCTACTCCGTCGACGGTGCTACGGGTCTCGACCTGCCGAACGCCTGGAGCAGCGGACCGCTCCTGGTGGGCGTCGTCCTGGCCGGCATCATCGGCGCCGCGCTTATCGTGGTCGCCCGGGGGCTGCCGCAGGTCCCCAAGGTCGCCGGTCTCGACCTCGGCCAGTTCGGCGTCGCCTTCACCGTCTTCGCTGCCTGGAGCGCGCTCGGCAACATCTTCGACCCGGCGGGCGGCGCGAACAACGTGGGCGACGGTTCCACCGGTCCCGACGCCGGCATTGGTCTGATCCTCGCGCTCGTCGCCACCCTGATTATGGCCGCCGCCGCCATCGCCTCCCCCCTCGTGCCCGCTCTCAAGGCCGCTCTCCTCCCGGCCCCCCGACCTGCCGCCCCCCAGCCCTACGGCGCCCAGCCCCCCGGCGGTTACGGCTACCCGGGCGCCCAGCAGCCGGGTGGCTACGGTCACCCGCAGCCGGGACAGCCCGGGCCCGGGCAGCCGGGTCAGCCCTACGCCAGTCAGCCCCAGCAGGCCCAGGCGCCGCAGCCCCCGGCCGGGGACTTCTCGCCGTTCTGGTTCGCCGTGCCGGTGCCACGCCCGCTGTTCGCCGAGGACGGCTCGCCGACGCCGATCGCCGAACTCGCCCCGGGCACTTGGTACCTGGCCGTCGAGCAGCGCGGCCCGGCCCTGGTCGCCCAGACGCAGGACGGCCGCCGCGGTGTCCTGCAGGACAC